The segment AATTCTTGAATATCAGTCAAATGGAAAATCTGAGAGGCAGATACGAAATGAGTCCGGAGGAGGTGCTATGTCTTACTCGATTGTTTTGCCAGAGGACTTCACCGAAGAGCAGCGTTGTTTCGTGGAGAAATTCAAGGAAACCATTCAGCTGCTGTCTGATCAGACGAATGATACATTGTTTGGAGTGAAGGATGTAACATCACGCCATATTCTTTCCACTGATCATTTTGCAAAAATAGTTTCATTGCAGTATGGCCGAGATGTGGAAGGGCGTATGGATTATGACATGCCCTGCGAGGGAACCGCGCAATTTGCCGACTGCTTTATCCGAGAAGATCGGCAACTGATCCATGGAGGAAATATCAACAAGAGCATGACAATGCTTAATGTTCATCATTACGGCGACGGGCTCCATGCCAGGGTATTTTCCAAGCATCTGCTCAAACATTTCGACTCTAACTCTGTGTTGGGCACGATTTACCATGGATACGAAATTCAGATAGCCAATTTCTTGAGCCTGATGCCGAACTATATTCTGGAATTCGGGGGGGGCTGCAGCATCGAGCAGGTGGAAGGAAGCCTGGACATCGACTCGGTGACGTTGACCGAATACGAGCAGGAAATCTGCTTCTTGCTGTTATTGAATTGGGATTTCGGCCAGATAGCCGCTTTCATGAACAAATACCGTCCCAAGACTCATGGGAAGGCGCGTGTGGCCGATTCCATCATCAAAAGCAAAAACAGGATTTGCGAGAAGATCGGCCTGCCGTCCGCGACAGTCAGTGCTCTGCGCGATGCCCTGATCGGTCTTGGGGTTCATCGGAAAATGCCGCAATCGCTATTCAAGCGCTTGATCGGATCCAAGCCTATCGGGTGAAGCGATCCGAACCAAGATGCGATGCCGGACAACTGAACATCAGCACCAGTGGCTCCTCGCCGTTATTGATCAATGAATGCTCCACCATGGGAGGAATGGAAAACGAGCACCGGGCACCGACTCGACAGGATTGCCTGGTGCCGTCAGTCATGCCCGCGAGGTGTATTTCTCCCTCCCCTGACAGAATGTGGTAGTGTTCTTCTCCTTGATGGTGATAATGGGGATTGACACGATGGCCCGGCGCAATACGGGTGATATAGGTGCCGAATGATTCATCCCCCAGTAGTTTGACGATGGTTATGCCGGCGATCGTGTCGCAAACGCCTGAGTGCAGCGTTGTATCCCAGTTTATAATTTCCATTTTTAATAACCTATTGTCATTGTGACGTGAAAAATAGTGTATGGAGTTGCGTGTCAGTCGCGTTTCTCCAGTAAATTGGACTTATTTTTTTTGCGCATCTTGGTTATCCTGCTTGGCGTTGGGCCAAATGGTATGACCGGGATGTGGCTAATTGGTATTGTGCCGGCCGTTGTCGGTTTGGCTGTCCAATATTGACTGTGACTGGTGTCGGAATTGAAAGTTGCCGGATTTTTTGGTTGTCATTGTTTTTTGTGATTTCACATTTTGCTTTTGGGGTCGGTTCGAATGTCGAATGGTTAGTGTG is part of the Paludibacterium paludis genome and harbors:
- a CDS encoding cupin domain-containing protein gives rise to the protein MEIINWDTTLHSGVCDTIAGITIVKLLGDESFGTYITRIAPGHRVNPHYHHQGEEHYHILSGEGEIHLAGMTDGTRQSCRVGARCSFSIPPMVEHSLINNGEEPLVLMFSCPASHLGSDRFTR